One stretch of Micromonospora cremea DNA includes these proteins:
- a CDS encoding FAD-dependent oxidoreductase, with amino-acid sequence MGAMANPVILTVDDDPVVSRAVARDIRRRYGDRYRVLRAASGPEALDALREVKLRGEQVALLLADHRMPEMTGVEFLEAAMDIFPAARRVLLTAYADTDAAIEAINVVDLDHYLLKPWHPPEEKLYPVVDGLLEAWAATPDAATSEIRVVGHRWSAPSFKVRDFLARNLVPYRWLLADDPEGARLLDAAGATEADVPLVVTAEGKALIAPSEAELAGLAGLTVVPASDFYDLVVIGGGPAGLGSAVYGASEGLRTVLVERRATGGQAGQSSRIENYLGFPDGVSGAQLTDRARRQAVKFGAELLSAREVVGLSEAGGARLLRFGDGSEIAAHTVVLATGVSYRVLDAPGLADFTGRGVFYGSTATEAPSCVDQDVYIVGGANSAGQAAVHFSRYAARVHLLIRGADLTASMSRYLIDQLERIDRITVHPHTAVVGGTGQDHLQRLTLCDTRTGEARSVDTSWLFIFIGAEPRTDWLDGVLVRDRRGFIVTGPDLITGGRRPAGWSLSRDPYHLETSLPGVFAAGDVRAESVKRVASAVGEGAMAVSLVHRYLEAQ; translated from the coding sequence ATGGGCGCCATGGCGAACCCGGTGATCCTGACCGTCGACGACGACCCGGTGGTGTCCCGGGCGGTGGCCCGGGACATCCGTCGCCGTTACGGCGACCGCTACCGGGTGCTGCGAGCCGCCTCGGGGCCGGAGGCGCTGGACGCGCTGCGGGAGGTCAAGCTGCGCGGCGAGCAGGTGGCGCTGCTGCTGGCGGACCACCGGATGCCGGAGATGACCGGCGTCGAGTTCCTGGAGGCCGCGATGGACATCTTCCCGGCCGCACGCCGGGTGCTGCTCACCGCGTACGCGGACACCGACGCCGCGATCGAGGCGATCAACGTGGTCGACCTGGACCACTATCTGCTCAAGCCCTGGCACCCGCCCGAGGAGAAGCTGTATCCGGTGGTGGACGGCCTGCTGGAGGCGTGGGCGGCGACCCCGGACGCGGCGACCAGCGAGATCCGGGTCGTCGGGCACCGCTGGTCGGCGCCGTCGTTCAAGGTCCGCGACTTCCTGGCGCGCAACCTCGTGCCGTACCGCTGGCTGCTGGCCGACGACCCGGAGGGCGCCCGGCTGCTCGACGCCGCCGGGGCCACCGAGGCGGACGTGCCGCTGGTGGTGACCGCCGAGGGCAAGGCGCTGATCGCTCCGAGCGAGGCCGAGCTGGCCGGGCTGGCCGGGTTGACCGTGGTGCCGGCCTCCGACTTCTACGACCTGGTGGTGATCGGCGGCGGCCCGGCCGGCCTCGGCTCCGCGGTGTACGGCGCCTCGGAGGGTTTGCGCACCGTACTGGTCGAGCGGCGGGCGACCGGCGGGCAGGCCGGCCAGAGCAGCCGGATCGAGAACTACCTGGGCTTTCCGGACGGCGTCTCCGGCGCGCAGCTGACCGACCGGGCCCGGCGGCAGGCGGTGAAGTTCGGCGCGGAGCTGCTCAGCGCCCGGGAGGTGGTCGGTCTGAGCGAGGCCGGCGGCGCCCGGCTGCTGCGCTTCGGAGATGGCAGCGAGATCGCCGCGCACACCGTGGTGCTGGCCACCGGGGTCTCCTACCGGGTGCTCGACGCCCCCGGGCTGGCGGACTTCACCGGCCGGGGAGTGTTCTACGGCTCCACCGCCACCGAGGCACCCAGCTGCGTCGACCAGGACGTCTACATCGTCGGCGGGGCAAACTCGGCCGGCCAGGCCGCCGTGCACTTCTCCCGGTACGCGGCCCGGGTGCACCTGCTGATCCGGGGCGCCGACCTGACCGCCTCGATGTCGCGATACCTGATCGACCAGCTGGAGCGCATCGACCGGATCACCGTGCACCCGCACACCGCGGTGGTCGGCGGCACCGGGCAGGACCACCTGCAACGGCTCACCCTGTGCGACACCCGCACCGGGGAGGCCCGCTCGGTCGACACGTCCTGGCTGTTCATCTTCATCGGCGCCGAGCCTCGGACCGACTGGCTGGACGGGGTGCTGGTTCGCGACCGGCGCGGCTTCATCGTGACCGGTCCGGATCTGATCACCGGTGGGCGGCGCCCGGCCGGCTGGTCGCTGTCGCGCGACCCGTACCACCTGGAGACCAGCCTGCCGGGGGTGTTCGCCGCCGGTGACGTGCGGGCCGAATCGGTCAAGCGGGTCGCCTCGGCCGTCGGCGAGGGTGCCATGGCCGTGTCGCTCGTGCACCGCTACCTGGAGGCCCAGTGA
- the smpB gene encoding SsrA-binding protein SmpB: MTASRQPERRLIASNKKARHEYTVLRTYEAGIVLVGTEVKSLREGRASLADAFAHERDGELMLYGLHISEYGYGSWTNHTPRRTRKLLLRRAEIDRILEKVHEGGVTLVPLSMYFDNGWAKVELALARGKRSYDKRQTLAERDANREIAREMGRHLKGHPRRV, translated from the coding sequence GTGACCGCCTCCAGGCAACCCGAACGCCGGCTCATCGCCTCGAACAAGAAGGCCCGGCACGAGTACACCGTGCTCCGCACGTACGAGGCGGGCATCGTGCTGGTCGGCACCGAGGTGAAGTCGTTGCGCGAGGGGCGGGCGTCGCTGGCGGACGCGTTCGCCCACGAGCGCGACGGCGAGCTGATGCTGTACGGGCTGCACATCTCCGAGTACGGCTACGGCAGCTGGACCAACCACACCCCCCGACGCACCCGCAAGCTGCTGCTGCGCCGGGCCGAGATCGACCGGATCCTAGAGAAGGTCCACGAGGGCGGGGTGACCCTGGTGCCGCTGTCGATGTACTTCGACAACGGCTGGGCCAAGGTCGAGCTGGCCCTGGCCCGGGGCAAGCGCTCGTACGACAAGCGGCAGACGCTGGCCGAGCGCGACGCCAACCGGGAGATCGCCCGGGAGATGGGCCGGCACCTCAAGGGCCACCCCCGCCGAGTCTGA
- a CDS encoding VOC family protein codes for MVQIDLVALIVDEYDPAIAFFTDVLGFDLVEDSPSLTNDGRPKRWVVVRPPGAQTGILLARADGEQQRVAIGNQVAGRVGFFLRVDDFDAVHRRMVEAGVTFVREPRVEPYGRVAVFLDIAGNRWDLLGAT; via the coding sequence GTGGTGCAGATCGACCTGGTTGCCCTGATCGTCGACGAGTACGATCCCGCGATCGCGTTCTTCACCGACGTACTCGGCTTCGACCTCGTCGAGGACTCCCCATCGCTGACCAATGACGGGCGACCCAAACGGTGGGTCGTCGTCCGGCCGCCGGGCGCCCAGACCGGGATCCTGCTCGCTCGCGCCGACGGAGAGCAGCAACGGGTCGCAATCGGTAACCAGGTAGCCGGCCGGGTCGGGTTCTTCCTCCGCGTCGATGACTTCGACGCCGTTCACCGGCGGATGGTCGAGGCCGGTGTCACCTTCGTCCGGGAACCGCGGGTCGAGCCCTATGGCCGGGTCGCGGTCTTCCTCGACATCGCCGGCAACCGGTGGGACCTGCTCGGGGCCACCTGA
- a CDS encoding TetR/AcrR family transcriptional regulator translates to MDTPYGSAPLPVWERPEPQPRAAPVPLSRAKIAATAIRLADAHGLDGLSVRKIAKELGVGPMRLYDYVINRSELLDLMVDAVYAQIAEAGQHAEWRATVLAIVHRTRDAALDHEWFADLLGARPHLGPHALAVGESTAAALSQAPGVRGIDDLQRALGALNAFIVGALRREITERRAARSTGTDVSAWQAALGPYLTRMLDTGRYPTVARLVIDGAHLNAEETFHHNLSTILDGITSRPRT, encoded by the coding sequence ATGGATACGCCGTACGGTAGCGCACCGCTGCCCGTCTGGGAACGGCCCGAGCCCCAGCCGCGGGCGGCGCCCGTGCCGCTGAGCCGCGCGAAGATCGCCGCCACCGCGATCCGGCTCGCCGACGCACACGGCCTCGACGGGCTGTCGGTACGCAAGATCGCCAAAGAGCTCGGTGTCGGTCCGATGCGGCTCTACGACTACGTGATCAACAGATCCGAACTGCTCGATCTGATGGTCGACGCCGTGTATGCCCAGATCGCCGAGGCCGGCCAGCACGCCGAGTGGCGCGCCACGGTGCTGGCCATCGTTCACCGGACCCGCGATGCCGCTCTCGATCATGAGTGGTTCGCCGACCTGCTCGGCGCAAGGCCACACTTAGGACCTCACGCGCTGGCCGTGGGCGAATCGACCGCGGCGGCGCTCAGCCAGGCCCCTGGCGTGCGCGGTATCGACGATCTCCAGCGCGCCTTGGGCGCCCTCAACGCGTTCATCGTCGGAGCGCTCCGCAGGGAGATCACCGAGCGACGCGCCGCCCGTTCAACCGGCACCGACGTGTCCGCTTGGCAGGCCGCCCTCGGACCCTACCTAACACGCATGCTCGATACAGGCCGATACCCCACCGTCGCCCGGCTCGTCATCGACGGCGCCCACCTCAACGCCGAGGAAACCTTCCACCACAACCTGAGCACCATCCTGGACGGCATCACCAGCCGCCCCCGCACGTGA
- a CDS encoding FAD-dependent oxidoreductase: MTMRIAIAGGGLGGLTLARILHRHGIDAVVYEREASRSARSQGGMLDLHPESGQQALADAGLTGRFRSEARPEGEEHRILDPAGRTLVHHKPQPGSFAGRPEIDRTALRDLLLDSLPGDAVAWQHRVVAATPRPDGGFGLTFDGGHSADCDVLIGADGARSVVRSLLTDATLSSVATLAELSISDADRRHPDLAELVGPGNLWCIGVSQILAAQRLGDGSIRVGISLPADDRHLDIYRSKRALLDMFAGWDPSLTALIEAGDSPPTPRRIEAMPTRTRWTHQPDVTLIGDAAHLMPPVGEGANQAMLDAAELAAELATNPADPDSAIRTYEEAMFMRIHPIAEMSARVQAMMLSPTAADDIVRFFTPTEPAPAD; encoded by the coding sequence ATGACGATGCGAATTGCGATCGCCGGAGGTGGCCTCGGCGGCCTTACGCTGGCGCGGATCCTGCACCGGCACGGCATCGACGCGGTGGTGTACGAACGCGAGGCAAGCCGATCCGCGCGATCACAGGGCGGAATGCTCGACCTGCACCCGGAGTCCGGGCAACAGGCCCTGGCCGATGCGGGCCTCACCGGCCGATTCCGGTCCGAGGCACGGCCGGAGGGCGAGGAACATCGCATCCTCGACCCGGCCGGACGCACCCTCGTGCACCACAAGCCACAACCCGGCTCATTCGCCGGACGCCCCGAGATCGACCGCACCGCACTGCGTGATCTTCTGCTCGATTCGCTCCCCGGCGACGCGGTGGCCTGGCAGCACCGGGTCGTCGCGGCGACGCCACGACCCGACGGAGGCTTCGGGCTGACGTTCGATGGCGGCCACAGCGCCGACTGCGACGTCCTCATCGGCGCGGACGGTGCACGCTCGGTCGTCCGATCGCTGCTGACCGACGCGACACTGTCCTCCGTGGCCACCTTGGCCGAGCTCAGCATCAGCGACGCCGACCGGCGCCACCCGGATCTCGCCGAGCTGGTCGGCCCCGGAAACCTCTGGTGCATCGGCGTGAGCCAGATCCTGGCCGCGCAACGCCTCGGCGACGGCAGCATCCGAGTCGGGATCTCCCTACCCGCTGACGATCGTCACCTGGACATCTACCGCAGCAAGCGCGCTCTGCTGGACATGTTCGCTGGCTGGGACCCCAGCCTCACCGCACTCATCGAAGCCGGCGACAGCCCGCCGACCCCACGCAGGATCGAGGCGATGCCCACCCGCACACGCTGGACCCACCAGCCGGACGTCACCCTCATCGGTGACGCCGCGCACCTCATGCCGCCGGTCGGCGAAGGTGCCAACCAGGCCATGCTCGACGCCGCCGAACTCGCCGCCGAACTCGCCACCAACCCCGCCGACCCCGACTCGGCGATCCGGACGTACGAGGAGGCGATGTTCATGAGAATCCACCCGATCGCCGAAATGTCCGCACGAGTCCAGGCAATGATGCTGTCCCCCACCGCAGCCGACGACATCGTCCGCTTCTTCACGCCCACCGAGCCGGCACCGGCAGATTGA
- a CDS encoding TOBE domain-containing protein — MTMFRIGEAADLLGVSADTMRRWVDAGRLAAGRDEHGHRVIDGADLAGFARAQAADPAAGAELSSARNRLRGIVVDVRKDTVMAQVDIQAGPFRIVSLMSREAVDELDLRVGSVAVAVIKSTTVVVERSAPAAPARGRSGG; from the coding sequence GTGACGATGTTTCGGATCGGCGAGGCGGCCGACCTGCTCGGGGTGAGCGCCGACACGATGCGCCGCTGGGTGGACGCCGGGCGCCTGGCCGCCGGGCGCGACGAGCACGGCCACCGGGTCATCGACGGCGCCGACCTGGCGGGTTTCGCCCGCGCCCAGGCCGCCGACCCGGCCGCGGGCGCCGAGCTCTCCTCCGCCCGCAACCGGCTGCGCGGCATCGTCGTCGACGTGCGCAAGGACACCGTGATGGCCCAGGTCGACATCCAGGCTGGCCCGTTCCGGATCGTGTCGCTGATGAGCCGGGAGGCGGTCGACGAGCTGGACCTGCGGGTCGGCTCGGTGGCCGTCGCGGTGATCAAGTCGACGACGGTGGTGGTGGAGAGGTCCGCACCCGCCGCGCCGGCCAGGGGAAGGTCGGGCGGATGA
- the modA gene encoding molybdate ABC transporter substrate-binding protein, with product MRARAMRTAVAALVAVAGLAGCGGGDDPAQGSTGDGRVTGTVTVFAAASLTDSFTRIGRDFEDAYPGSSVTFNFAGSSALANQINQGAPADVFASAASRNMTTVTEAGNADGTPGTFARNQLVIAVPRGNPTGVTGLADLTRPGVKVALCAEQVPCGVAARTALDAAGVALTPVTLEQDVKGALAKVKLGEVDAALVYRTDARAATADVTGVEFPESARAVNDYPIVALRDAPNRAGARAFVAYVRSAPAQAVLAEAGFQAP from the coding sequence ATGAGGGCGCGGGCGATGCGCACGGCGGTGGCCGCGCTGGTGGCGGTGGCCGGGCTGGCCGGCTGCGGCGGAGGCGACGACCCGGCGCAGGGCAGCACCGGGGACGGCCGGGTCACCGGCACGGTGACCGTGTTCGCCGCCGCCTCGCTGACCGATTCGTTCACCCGCATCGGCAGGGACTTCGAGGACGCGTACCCGGGCAGCAGCGTGACGTTCAACTTCGCGGGCAGCTCGGCCCTGGCCAACCAGATCAATCAGGGCGCGCCGGCGGACGTGTTCGCCTCGGCCGCTTCGCGGAACATGACCACGGTGACCGAGGCCGGCAACGCCGACGGGACGCCGGGCACCTTCGCCCGCAACCAGCTGGTGATCGCGGTGCCCCGGGGCAACCCGACGGGGGTGACCGGGCTGGCCGACCTGACCCGGCCGGGCGTGAAGGTGGCGCTCTGCGCCGAGCAGGTGCCCTGCGGCGTGGCTGCCCGGACGGCGCTGGACGCGGCCGGGGTCGCGTTGACGCCGGTCACCCTGGAGCAGGACGTCAAGGGCGCGCTGGCCAAGGTGAAGCTCGGCGAGGTCGACGCGGCACTGGTCTACCGCACGGACGCGCGCGCGGCGACCGCCGACGTGACCGGCGTCGAGTTTCCCGAGTCGGCGCGGGCGGTCAACGACTACCCGATCGTGGCGCTCAGGGACGCGCCGAACCGGGCGGGCGCGCGGGCCTTCGTCGCCTACGTCCGCTCGGCGCCGGCGCAGGCGGTGCTCGCCGAGGCCGGGTTCCAGGCCCCGTGA
- a CDS encoding ABC transporter permease, which yields MSRVLDTAVPRRRGRVPALLLIPAGLGLLFLVLPLAGLVVRAPWTTLPQRLTEPGALTALRLSVQTATLATVLCLLLGVPLAWLLARVEFPGRRLVRALVTVPLVLPPVVGGVALLLVFGRRGLLGGWLDATFGVTLPFTTAGVVLAESFVAMPFLVIAVEGALRAADHRYEEAAATLGAGRWTTFTHVTLPLVAPGLAAGAVLCWARALGEFGATITFAGNYPGRTQTMPLAVYLALETDLESAIVLSLVLLTVSVGILAALRDRWMTGP from the coding sequence GTGAGCCGGGTCCTCGACACCGCCGTGCCCCGGCGGCGCGGCCGGGTGCCGGCGCTGCTGCTGATCCCGGCCGGGTTGGGGCTGCTCTTCCTCGTCCTGCCGCTGGCCGGGCTGGTCGTCCGGGCACCGTGGACGACGCTGCCGCAGCGGCTCACCGAGCCGGGAGCGCTGACCGCGCTGCGACTGTCGGTGCAGACCGCCACCCTCGCCACCGTGCTCTGCCTGCTGCTCGGGGTGCCACTGGCCTGGCTGCTGGCCCGGGTCGAGTTCCCCGGCCGACGGCTGGTCCGCGCCCTGGTCACCGTGCCGCTGGTGCTGCCGCCGGTGGTGGGCGGGGTGGCACTGCTGCTGGTCTTCGGCCGGCGCGGGCTGCTCGGCGGCTGGCTCGACGCCACGTTCGGCGTCACCCTGCCGTTCACCACCGCGGGCGTGGTGCTGGCCGAGTCGTTCGTCGCCATGCCGTTCCTGGTGATCGCCGTGGAGGGTGCGCTGCGGGCCGCCGACCACCGGTACGAGGAGGCCGCCGCGACGCTGGGCGCCGGCCGGTGGACCACCTTCACCCACGTCACGCTGCCCCTGGTGGCGCCGGGGCTGGCCGCCGGGGCGGTGCTCTGCTGGGCCCGGGCGCTCGGCGAGTTCGGCGCCACCATCACCTTCGCCGGCAACTATCCGGGCCGGACGCAGACCATGCCGCTCGCCGTCTACCTGGCGTTGGAGACGGACCTAGAATCCGCGATCGTGCTCAGCCTGGTGCTGCTCACCGTCTCGGTGGGCATCCTGGCCGCGCTGCGGGACCGCTGGATGACCGGCCCGTGA
- a CDS encoding ABC transporter ATP-binding protein, producing MTAPLLDAQLVVDRGAFRLEVPLRVAPGEVVALLGPNGAGKTTALRALAGLHPLTAGHVTLGGVDLDRPANRRWVPTERRPIGVVFQDYLLFPHLSAVDNVAFGPRRHGVERRAARATARDWLGRVGLAGQARRRPRQLSGGQAQRVALARALAVEPSLLLLDEPLAALDARTRLDTRAELHRHLSAHPGATVLVTHDPLDALALADRLVIVEGGRVVQEGDGPSVTARPRTDYVARLVGLNLYRGRAEGHGVRVAPELTLTVADRLDGEAFVAFRPAAVALHPARPDGSPRNTWAGTVAGVQRHGDNVRVQLDGPIGVAADVTPAAAAQLRLIPGQRVWVAVKASETHAYPATG from the coding sequence GTGACCGCGCCGCTGCTCGACGCCCAGCTCGTCGTCGATCGGGGCGCCTTCCGGCTCGAGGTGCCGTTGCGGGTGGCGCCCGGCGAGGTGGTCGCCCTGCTCGGGCCGAACGGCGCCGGCAAGACCACCGCGCTGCGGGCGCTGGCCGGGCTGCACCCGCTCACCGCCGGGCACGTCACGCTCGGCGGCGTCGACCTGGACCGGCCGGCGAACCGGCGCTGGGTGCCCACCGAGCGTCGGCCGATCGGCGTGGTCTTCCAGGACTACCTGCTCTTTCCGCACCTGAGTGCCGTGGACAACGTGGCCTTCGGCCCGCGCCGGCACGGCGTCGAACGGCGGGCGGCGCGGGCCACTGCCCGGGACTGGCTCGGCCGGGTGGGGCTGGCCGGGCAGGCGCGCCGCCGGCCCCGCCAGCTCTCCGGCGGGCAGGCGCAGCGGGTGGCGCTGGCCCGGGCACTGGCCGTCGAGCCGTCACTGCTGCTCCTGGACGAGCCACTCGCCGCGCTGGACGCCCGTACCCGGTTGGACACCCGCGCGGAGCTGCACCGCCACCTGTCCGCGCACCCGGGCGCGACGGTGCTGGTCACCCACGACCCGCTGGACGCGCTGGCGCTCGCCGACCGACTCGTCATCGTGGAGGGCGGGCGGGTGGTCCAGGAGGGCGACGGCCCGAGCGTCACGGCCCGGCCGCGCACCGACTACGTGGCCCGGCTGGTCGGGCTGAACCTCTATCGGGGGCGGGCCGAGGGGCACGGCGTGCGGGTCGCGCCGGAGCTGACCCTCACCGTCGCCGACCGGCTGGACGGCGAGGCGTTCGTCGCGTTCCGCCCGGCGGCCGTGGCCCTGCACCCCGCCCGGCCGGACGGCAGCCCGCGCAACACCTGGGCGGGCACGGTGGCCGGCGTCCAGCGGCACGGCGACAACGTGCGGGTGCAGCTGGACGGGCCGATCGGGGTGGCCGCGGACGTCACCCCGGCCGCCGCCGCCCAGCTGCGGCTGATCCCCGGCCAGCGGGTCTGGGTGGCGGTCAAGGCCTCCGAGACGCACGCCTACCCGGCCACCGGCTGA
- a CDS encoding GNAT family N-acetyltransferase: MFALPLTEEVELRPLDPWRAEEFLANLDRAREHIQPWVSPSFVATDLPSARAVLQRYAERWARDAGGIWGLWWRGTLVGGVMFVSFDAALGVCEVGCWVEPSAQGRGMVAPAVRRIVDWAVRERGIQRVEWRTNADNARSIALARRLGLRHDGTLRQVYPGPHGRIDLEVWSVLADEWLAGPAVPQPTVH, translated from the coding sequence GTGTTCGCCCTGCCGCTGACCGAGGAGGTCGAGCTGCGCCCGCTGGACCCGTGGCGGGCAGAGGAGTTCCTCGCCAATCTGGACCGGGCCAGGGAGCACATCCAGCCCTGGGTGTCGCCGTCCTTCGTCGCCACCGACCTGCCCTCGGCCCGGGCGGTGCTCCAACGGTACGCGGAGCGCTGGGCCCGTGACGCCGGCGGCATCTGGGGCCTGTGGTGGCGTGGCACGCTGGTCGGCGGGGTCATGTTCGTGTCGTTCGACGCCGCGCTGGGCGTCTGCGAGGTGGGCTGCTGGGTGGAGCCCTCGGCGCAGGGGCGCGGCATGGTCGCGCCGGCGGTCCGCCGGATCGTCGACTGGGCGGTACGCGAGCGCGGCATCCAGCGGGTGGAGTGGCGCACCAACGCCGACAACGCCCGCAGCATCGCGCTCGCCCGCCGTCTCGGCCTGCGCCACGACGGCACGCTGCGCCAGGTCTACCCGGGTCCGCACGGGCGGATCGACCTCGAGGTCTGGTCGGTGCTCGCCGACGAGTGGCTGGCCGGGCCGGCCGTCCCGCAACCCACCGTCCACTGA
- a CDS encoding NAD(P)/FAD-dependent oxidoreductase — protein sequence MSEQHSTVVIGAGPAGLTAAYELLRHGLPVRVFEADEVVGGISRTVERDGWRFDIGGHRFFTKVPRVEAFWHEILPDEDFLTRPRMSRIFYRGALFNYPLSAANALRNLGLPEATRCLGSYARARLRPPRDQSHFEGWVSARFGWRLYSIFFKTYTEKVWGMPADRLQADWAAQRIKNLSLAKAIRNALLPRRYRTDVTSLIEQFQYPKYGPGMMWERCAEQVRHRGGDLSTGTWVTAVHRDPARRRAISVTVNGVGGQRTEPTDHVVSSMPISELVAALRPAPPPEVLACAADLRYRDFLTVALVVPAEFSFPDNWIYVHDPGVRVGRIQNFGSWSPYLVKDGRTCLGLEYFVFEDDEMWRTPDADLVALATAELERLGLARPGAVEAGYVVRMPKAYPVYDERYQHNVDVIRAWLAEEVPNVHPVGRNGMHRYNNQDHSMMTAMLTAENIATGSAHDVWSVNVEQDYHEQSTGGDGHRGTGRDAPVLPSRITTDPITAPEGVRPAGDGGRSAQAPLA from the coding sequence ATGAGCGAGCAGCACAGCACGGTGGTCATCGGTGCGGGGCCGGCAGGTCTCACGGCGGCGTACGAGCTGCTCCGGCACGGCCTGCCGGTCCGGGTTTTCGAGGCCGACGAGGTGGTCGGCGGCATCAGCCGGACCGTGGAGCGCGACGGGTGGCGGTTCGATATCGGCGGGCACCGGTTCTTCACCAAGGTGCCCCGGGTGGAGGCGTTCTGGCACGAGATCCTGCCGGACGAGGACTTCCTGACCCGGCCCCGGATGAGCCGGATCTTCTACCGGGGGGCGCTGTTCAACTACCCGCTCAGCGCGGCGAACGCACTGCGCAACCTGGGGCTGCCCGAGGCGACCCGCTGCCTGGGCTCGTACGCCCGGGCCCGGTTGCGCCCGCCCCGGGACCAGTCGCACTTCGAGGGCTGGGTGTCGGCCAGGTTCGGCTGGCGGCTGTACTCGATCTTCTTCAAGACGTACACGGAGAAGGTCTGGGGGATGCCGGCCGATCGGCTGCAGGCGGACTGGGCGGCGCAGCGGATCAAGAACCTGTCGCTGGCCAAGGCGATCCGCAACGCGTTGCTGCCCCGGCGGTACCGCACGGACGTGACCAGCCTGATCGAGCAGTTCCAGTACCCGAAGTACGGGCCGGGGATGATGTGGGAGCGGTGCGCCGAGCAGGTGCGCCACCGTGGCGGGGACCTGTCGACCGGCACCTGGGTCACCGCGGTGCACCGGGACCCGGCGCGACGACGGGCGATCAGCGTGACGGTCAACGGAGTGGGCGGGCAGCGCACCGAACCGACCGACCATGTGGTCTCGTCGATGCCGATCTCGGAGCTGGTGGCCGCGCTGCGCCCGGCGCCGCCGCCGGAGGTGCTGGCCTGCGCCGCCGACCTGCGCTACCGCGACTTCCTGACCGTCGCGCTGGTGGTGCCAGCCGAGTTCTCGTTCCCCGACAACTGGATCTACGTGCACGACCCGGGAGTGCGGGTGGGCCGGATCCAGAACTTCGGCTCCTGGTCGCCGTACCTGGTCAAGGACGGCCGCACCTGCCTGGGCCTGGAGTACTTCGTCTTCGAGGACGACGAGATGTGGCGTACCCCGGACGCCGACCTGGTGGCGCTGGCCACCGCGGAGCTGGAGCGGCTGGGGTTGGCCCGGCCCGGCGCGGTGGAGGCCGGCTACGTGGTGCGGATGCCGAAGGCATACCCGGTGTACGACGAGCGCTACCAGCACAACGTGGACGTGATCCGGGCCTGGTTGGCCGAGGAGGTGCCGAACGTGCACCCGGTGGGGCGCAACGGCATGCACCGCTACAACAACCAGGACCACTCGATGATGACCGCCATGCTCACGGCGGAGAACATCGCCACCGGCAGCGCGCACGACGTCTGGTCGGTCAACGTGGAGCAGGACTACCACGAGCAGTCCACCGGCGGCGACGGGCACCGGGGCACGGGCCGGGACGCGCCGGTCCTGCCGAGCCGGATCACCACGGACCCGATCACCGCGCCCGAGGGTGTGCGCCCAGCCGGCGACGGCGGCCGGTCGGCGCAGGCGCCGCTAGCCTGA
- a CDS encoding TIGR01777 family oxidoreductase, which produces MKVVIPGGTGQVGTILDRALTAAGHDVVLLTRSPRGARQVRWDGSTLGPWVEQIDGSDVVVNLAGRSVSCRYTSANLEAMMSSRIESTRVIGEAIAEAARPPRLWLQMSTATIYAHRFDAANDEYDGLIGGGEHGVPGYWAYSVKIAQNWEDAQERAATPDTRKVALRSAMVMSPDRGGVFDVLSWLARLGLGGSVAGGRQYVSWIHDRDFVRAIRFLLERDDLTGAVNLAAPGALPQGEFMRALRSAWRMPVGLPATRWMAEVGAFALRSDTELLLKSRRVAPGRLSDAGFAFDYPQWRAAAADLTSRRRRG; this is translated from the coding sequence GTGAAGGTCGTCATTCCCGGCGGGACCGGTCAGGTCGGCACGATCCTGGATCGAGCGTTGACCGCGGCGGGCCACGATGTCGTGCTGTTGACGCGCTCACCTCGGGGCGCGCGTCAGGTTCGTTGGGACGGCTCCACGCTTGGTCCGTGGGTCGAGCAGATCGACGGCAGCGATGTGGTTGTCAACCTGGCCGGGCGCAGTGTGAGCTGCCGGTACACGTCGGCAAATCTCGAGGCGATGATGAGCTCACGGATCGAGTCGACGCGGGTGATCGGTGAGGCCATCGCCGAGGCGGCCCGGCCACCCAGGCTGTGGTTGCAGATGAGCACGGCGACGATCTATGCGCACCGCTTCGATGCCGCCAACGACGAGTACGACGGTCTGATCGGCGGTGGCGAGCACGGTGTGCCAGGGTACTGGGCGTACAGCGTCAAGATCGCTCAGAATTGGGAGGACGCTCAGGAGCGGGCGGCAACTCCCGACACGCGCAAGGTTGCGCTGCGGTCGGCCATGGTGATGAGCCCCGACCGGGGTGGCGTGTTCGACGTGCTGAGCTGGCTTGCGCGACTCGGACTCGGCGGATCGGTCGCGGGCGGTCGGCAGTATGTCTCCTGGATCCATGACCGCGACTTCGTCCGTGCCATCCGGTTTCTGCTCGAACGCGACGACCTGACCGGCGCCGTGAACCTGGCCGCACCCGGCGCGTTGCCGCAGGGAGAGTTCATGCGGGCGCTGCGTTCGGCGTGGCGGATGCCGGTCGGCCTGCCGGCCACACGATGGATGGCTGAGGTGGGCGCATTCGCACTCCGGTCGGACACCGAACTGCTGTTGAAGAGCCGGCGGGTCGCCCCGGGTCGACTCTCCGACGCCGGATTCGCATTCGACTATCCGCAATGGCGGGCAGCGGCGGCGGACCTGACGTCACGGCGTCGCCGAGGCTAG